In one window of Temnothorax longispinosus isolate EJ_2023e chromosome 11, Tlon_JGU_v1, whole genome shotgun sequence DNA:
- the LOC139822044 gene encoding putative serine protease K12H4.7: protein MIVLSVLLVLCSVHPLVNGVGFRGFTFQGLEEPKPLKEYADIITEGWITQPLDHFNHRDNRTWSMRYKENSAFLKKGGPILIMIGGEWAITDGFLQTGLMYEIGVKYHGLMYYTEHRFYGESKPTKDTSTENLQYLNADQALADLAYFIETKKKEKDLEKSIVIVFGGSYAGNMAAWARLKYPHLIQGALASSAPIQAKADFYEYYEVVTKSLGTHSEKCTESVKTAFVSVEELLAKQEGPDKLKSLFNLCDVPDVNSAGDLGYFLNTLAELFAGIVQYDNIENGQTKIAALCNNMTAAHLGSPLQRLAHVFSTQDKCYDVNYNNFVKKYREISWDSPAATSIMRQWYHQTCTEYGYYQTTSSDKSIFGTLFPLDYYINLCNDLYGDYYSEETLDSRVRRTNIMYGGQLPDLHNVIFTNGDIDPWHPLSVLEDLNASSPAIVIKGSSHCRDMYSDVDTDTDDLKKARARVRDIIGKWISS, encoded by the exons ATGATCGTATTAAGCGTATTGCTTGTTTTGTGCTCGGTCCATCCCCTCGTAAATGGGGTGGGTTTTCGCGGATTCACTTTTCAAGGCTTGGAGGAGCCAAAGCCGTTAAAAGAATATGCTGATATTATAACTGAGGGTTGGATCACCCAACCCCTTGATCATTTCAACCATCGCGACAATCGCACTTGGTCGATG CGTTACAAAGAAAATTCCGCGTTTCTAAAGAAAGGTGGGCCTATTCTGATTATGATCGGTGGGGAATGGGCGATAACGGACGGGTTTTTGCAAACTGGACTGATGTACGAAATCGGCGTGAAATACCACGGCTTGATGTATTACACCGAACATCGATTCTACGGAGAGAGCAAGCCAACGAA GGATACTAGCACGGAGAACTTGCAGTACTTGAACGCCGATCAGGCGCTCGCGGATCTTGCTTATTTCATCGAAAcgaaaaagaaggagaaggatTTAGAAAAGAGTATCGTAATAGTATTCGGTGGTTCTTACGCTGGAAACATGGCGGCGTGGGCACGTCTCAAATACCCTCATCTCATCCAA gGCGCCTTAGCCAGCAGCGCTCCGATTCAGGCGAAGGCTGATTTTTacg AGTACTACGAGGTCGTGACGAAATCGCTCGGCACGCACAGTGAAAAGTGCACTGAGAGTGTTAAAACTGCATTCGTATCAGTAGAGGAATTATTGGCCAAGCAAGAAGGTCCAGATAAGCTTAAATCTCTTTTCAA CTTGTGCGACGTGCCTGACGTAAACTCTGCTGGTGATCTTGGTTACTTCTTGAATACGTTGGCGGAG CTGTTTGCCGGAATCGTTCAGTATGACAATATAGAGAACGGTCAAACGAAAATCGCAGCGTTGTGTAACAATATGACGGCGGCGCATTTAGGCAGTCCCCTACAGAGACTGGCGCATGTCTTCTCGACTCAGGACAAGTGTTAcgatgtaaattataataatttcgtgAAGAAGTATCGAGAGATTTCATGGGACTCGCCGGCAGCCACGAGTATCA TGAGACAGTGGTATCATCAGACTTGCACGGAATACGGTTACTATCAGACGACGAGCTCAGATAAATCAATCTTTGGAACGCTGTTTCCGTTAGATTATTACATCAATCTGTGTAACGATTTGTATGGCGATTA CTACAGTGAGGAGACATTAGATTCACGGGTGAGAAGGACGAATATAATGTACGGAGGACAGCTACCGGATTTACACAACGTCATTTTCACGAACGGCGATATCGATCCGTGGCATCCGTTGTCGGTGCTCGAGGATTTAAACGCTTCTTCGCCCGCTATTGTCATTAAAG GATCTTCGCACTGCCGCGATATGTACAGCGACGTAGACACGGACACGGATGACTTGAAGAAAGCTAGAGCAAGAGTTCGCGACATAATTGGCAAGTGGATTTCCTCATAA
- the LOC139822046 gene encoding alpha-tocopherol transfer protein-like, with product MGAVEWAVDEDNYECTLSSETQKIAKEELREDKNTRDQALEQMRNWIRMNPRIQNCRLDARFLLRFLRCKKFNVPMAQEAIERYLLLRQVYRQAFHNLDITETNMAELLSMGYLFAAPGRDAKGRRVIIARPGVFDPHKYTNVDMCKIHAITYEALMEDEENQVRGFVHFADGAGVSFPHLTLFTPKEAVRIVKNGERTVPMRHKEVHGINAHPSLKFALDFGMSLISEKIRNRVKLYTSLEDAINSKLDVSMLPKEYGGTIPMKEMIDLWRDELIKLKPTLVNNDKMNVYLELYSEKAREGAVSALKQGFGCSSVGSNDTTMCGISGSFRKLEVD from the exons ATGGGAGCAGTCGAATGGGCAGTCGATGAGGACAATTATGAGTGCACTCTCTCGTCGGAGACGCAGAAGATAGCGAAGGAAGAGCTTAGGGAGGACAAGAACACCAGAGATCAGGCTCTCGAGCAGATGCGCAATTGGATCAGGATGAATCCGCGCATTCAGAATTGCCGTCTCG ATGCACGATTCTTACTAAGATTTTTGCgatgcaaaaaatttaatgtcccGATGGCTCAGGAGGCCATTGAAAGATACCTGCTGCTCCGTCAGGTGTATCGACAGGCATTCCATAATTTGGACATTACAGAAACGAATATGGCGGAATTACTATCAATGGG ATATCTCTTCGCTGCACCTGGTCGCGATGCGAAAGGCCGTCGTGTTATAATCGCTAGACCAG GCGTATTTGATCCTCACAAATACACGAACGTGGATATGTGTAAGATCCATGCCATCACTTACGAGGCATTGATGGAGGATGAGGAGAATCAAGTGCGTGGCTTCGTGCATTTCGCCGATGGTGCCGGCGTCAGTTTCCCTCATCTGACGCTTTTCACTCCCAAAGAAGCAGTGCGCATCGTGAAGAACGGCGAG CGTACCGTACCGATGCGACACAAAGAAGTTCATGGGATCAACGCGCATCCCTCCCTGAAATTTGCCCTGGACTTCGGGATGTCGTTGATCTCCGAGAAGATCAGGAATCGCGTGAAGCTATACACGAGCCTCGAGGACGCAATTAACAGCAAGCTAGACGTGAGCATGTTGCCCAAGGAATACGGCGGTACTATCCCGATGAAGGAGATGATCG ATCTATGGCGggatgaattaataaaattgaaaccgACATTAGTGAACAATGATAAGATGAATGTCTACCTCGAGCTATACTCGGAGAAGGCGCGGGAAGGCGCGGTTTCCGCATTGAAGCAAGGATTCGGTTGTTCCAGCGTGGGATCCAACGACACCACGATGTGCGGCATAAGCGGTTCTTTCAGGAAACTCGAGGTCGattga
- the LOC139822263 gene encoding uncharacterized protein: MTKNCENITNGFNESKYEKQMYYTWSRTNTFNGHEFNRVRVRISDNLDDKNWDSIVKTRSKEEFPVIYSCEDSMSDSSSVNLCDIQCKQSAKRPMENQDMEIEEARGPSPLMILDKANARQRQFSAANKGSEMHVEESKGSLDSNQKNNISSDKKDNISSDRRDNVSSDRRDNISSDRRGKVSSDRRDNIRSNRRDNIRSFSSNYLSKMSCCKRLMFLPLTVIVVLSLAVYMSESQDRKHSSDFASAVVELKRIHGQDALIFDLSKYLLSDTPRLKIITLIGGTGVGKSYTVEIIKKNFPRKYSIRQYFPPIRTGFEFNIPFLQPGLIIIENLKERDLMDVAKFFKRYQDTYKDKLVTILAVFNFDVSSYPSIRKIEDIFYENISKDIRFFYYLPLDENALSMCIMDAIVESGLTLSENKFAAVKRSLIQNNAGCKRAYNKVQIYGRQ, from the exons ATGACAAAGAATTGCGAAAATATCACGAATGGCTTCAACGAGTCTAAATACGAGAAGCAGATGTATTACACGTGGTCTAGGACAAACACCTTCAACGGACACGAATTCAACCGAGTGCGAGTGCGAATATCCGACAATTTGGACGACAAAAATTGGGATAGTATAGTCAAAACACGCAGCAAGGAAGAATTTCCCGTGATTTATAG TTGTGAAGATTCAATGTCCGACAGCAGCTCTGTGAATTTATGCGACATTCAGTGTAAACAATCAGCTAAAAGACCAATGGAAAATCAGGATATGGAAATTGAAGAGGCAAGGGGGCCTTCTCCCCTCATGATACTGGACAAGGCTAATGCGAGACAAAGACAATTCTCGGCTGCGAATAAAGGAAGCGAAATGCATGTAGAGGAATCGAAGGGCTCATTAGATTCAAATCAGAAGAACAACATCAGTTCAGATAAGAAAGACAACATCAGTTCAGATAGGAGAGACAACGTCAGTTCAGATAGGAGAGACAACATCAGTTCAGATAGGAGAGGTAAGGTCAGTTCAGATAGGAGAGACAACATTCGTTCAAATAGGAGAGACAAcatccgatcgttttcttcgaATTATCTGTCGAAAATGTCTTGCTGCAAACGTTTAATGTTTCTACCATTGACTGTGATAGTCGTACTCTCGCTCGCGGTATACATGAGTGAGAGTCAGGATCGCAAACACAGCAGTGATTTTGCGAGCGCCGTGGTCGAATTGAAGCGGATTCATGGTCAAGATGCACTAATATTCGATCTGAGCAAATATCTTCTGTCTGATACACCTCGCTTGAAGATAATAACCCTCATCGGTGGTACGGGCGTTGGTAAATCGTACACGGTGGAgatcataaagaaaaatttcccGAGGAAATACTCTATTCGACAGTATTTCCCACCAATCAGGACTGGGTTCGAATTCAATATTCCTTTCTTACAGCCGGGTCTGATTATCATAGAAAACCTGAAGGAACGCGATTTGATGGACgtcgcaaaattttttaaaaggtaTCAAGACACGTATAAAGATAAGCTCGTGACCATACTGgcagtttttaattttgatgtaagTTCATATCCAAGTATAAGGAAAATAGAGGACATTTTCTATGAAAATATTAGTAAAGATATCagattcttttattatcttccTTTGGACGAGAACGCCTTATCGATGTGCATTATGGATGCAATAGTGGAGAGCGGGCTAACGCTCtccgaaaataaatttgctgCTGTTAAACGGAGTCTGATACAAAACAATGCCGGTTGTAAAAGGGCCTATAACAAGGTTCAGATATACGGTAGACAATAA